The Ailuropoda melanoleuca isolate Jingjing chromosome 9, ASM200744v2, whole genome shotgun sequence genome includes a region encoding these proteins:
- the SNX33 gene encoding sorting nexin-33 isoform X3, with the protein MALKGRALYDFRSENKEEISIHQDEDLVIFSETSLDGWLQGQNSRGETGLFPASYVEIVRSGTSSNHADCSSSPGSLSTQVSLYDSSSGAGPSRSGGGSGFLSHQGSFEEDDDDDWDDWDDGCTVVEEPRAGGLGTNGHPPLNLSYPGAYPSQHMAFRPKPALERQDSLASAKRGSVVGRNLNRFSCFVRSGVEAFILGDVPMMAKIAETYSIEMGPRGPQWKANPHPFACSVEDPTKQTKFKGIKSYISYKLTPTHAGSPVYRRYKHFDWLYNRLLHKFTVISVPHLPEKQATGRFEEDFIEKRKRRLILWMDHMTSHPVLSQYEGFQHFLSCRDDKQWKMGKRRAEKDEMVGASFLLTFQIPTEHQDLQDVEDRVDTFKAFSKKMDDSVLQLSTIASELVRKHVGGFRKEFQKLGNAFQAISHAFQMDPPFSSEALNSAISHTGRTYEAVGEMFAEQPKNDLFQMLDMLSLYQGLLSNFPDIIHLQKGVPDGR; encoded by the coding sequence ATGGCCCTGAAAGGCCGAGCCCTCTATGACTTCCGCAGCGAGAACAAGGAGGAGATCAGCATCCATCAGGATGAGGACCTGGTCATCTTCAGTGAGACCTCGCTGGATGGCTGGCTGCAGGGCCAGAACAGTCGCGGGGAGACAGGGCTCTTCCCTGCCTCTTACGTGGAGATCGTCCGTTCTGGTACCAGCTCCAACCATGCCGACTGCTCCAGCAGCCCAGGCTCTCTGAGCACCCAGGTGAGCTTGTATGACAGCTCTAGCGGGGCCGGCCCTTCCAGGAGTGGTGGGGGCAGTGGCTTCCTCTCACACCAGGGCAGCTTTGAGGAGGACGATGACGATGACTGGGATGACTGGGACGATGGGTGCACAGTGGTGGAGGAGCCTCGGGCTGGTGGGCTGGGCACCAATGGGCACCCCCCTCTCAACCTCTCCTACCCTGGTGCCTACCCCAGCCAGCACATGGCCTTTCGACCCAAGCCAGCCCTGGAGCGGCAGGACAGCCTGGCATCTGCCAAGCGGGGCAGCGTGGTGGGGCGCAACCTCAACCGTTTCTCGTGCTTCGTGCGCTCTGGAGTGGAGGCCTTTATCCTGGGTGATGTGCCCATGATGGCCAAGATCGCTGAGACGTACTCCATTGAAATGGGCCCTCGGGGCCCCCAGTGGAAGGCCAACCCCCACCCGTTTGCCTGTTCAGTGGAGGACCCCACCAAACAGACCAAATTCAAGGGCATCAAAAGCTATATCTCCTACAAGCTCACACCCACCCACGCTGGCTCGCCAGTCTACCGGCGCTACAAACACTTTGACTGGCTCTATAACCGCCTGCTGCACAAGTTCACTGTCATCTCGGTGCCCCACCTGCCAGAGAAGCAGGCCACAGGTCGCTTCGAGGAAGACTTTATTGAGAAGCGGAAGCGTCGGCTCATCCTCTGGATGGACCACATGACCAGCCACCCGGTGCTGTCCCAGTATGAGGGCTTCCAGCATTTCCTCAGCTGCCGGGATGACAAGCAGTGGAAGATGGGCAAACGCAGGGCAGAGAAGGATGAGATGGTGGGTGCCAGCTTCCTGCTCACCTTCCAGATCCCCACGGAGCACCAGGACCTGCAGGATGTGGAGGACCGTGTGGACACCTTCAAGGCCTTCAGCAAGAAGATGGACGACAGCGTCCTGCAGCTCAGCACCATAGCATCAGAGCTGGTGCGCAAGCACGTGGGGGGCTTCCGCAAGGAGTTCCAGAAGCTGGGCAATGCCTTCCAGGCCATCAGTCATGCCTTCCAGATGGACCCCCCCTTTAGTTCTGAGGCCCTCAACAGCGCCATTTCTCACACGGGTCGTACCTATGAAGCTGTTGGCGAGATGTTCGCTGAGCAGCCCAAGAACGACCTCTTCCAGATGCTCGACATGCTGTCTCTCTACCAGGGCCTGCTTTCAAACTTCCCCGACATCATCCACCTGCAGAAAG
- the SNX33 gene encoding sorting nexin-33 isoform X2 codes for MALKGRALYDFRSENKEEISIHQDEDLVIFSETSLDGWLQGQNSRGETGLFPASYVEIVRSGTSSNHADCSSSPGSLSTQVSLYDSSSGAGPSRSGGGSGFLSHQGSFEEDDDDDWDDWDDGCTVVEEPRAGGLGTNGHPPLNLSYPGAYPSQHMAFRPKPALERQDSLASAKRGSVVGRNLNRFSCFVRSGVEAFILGDVPMMAKIAETYSIEMGPRGPQWKANPHPFACSVEDPTKQTKFKGIKSYISYKLTPTHAGSPVYRRYKHFDWLYNRLLHKFTVISVPHLPEKQATGRFEEDFIEKRKRRLILWMDHMTSHPVLSQYEGFQHFLSCRDDKQWKMGKRRAEKDEMVGASFLLTFQIPTEHQDLQDVEDRVDTFKAFSKKMDDSVLQLSTIASELVRKHVGGFRKEFQKLGNAFQAISHAFQMDPPFSSEALNSAISHTGRTYEAVGEMFAEQPKNDLFQMLDMLSLYQGLLSNFPDIIHLQKGSGHASEAGTAQK; via the coding sequence ATGGCCCTGAAAGGCCGAGCCCTCTATGACTTCCGCAGCGAGAACAAGGAGGAGATCAGCATCCATCAGGATGAGGACCTGGTCATCTTCAGTGAGACCTCGCTGGATGGCTGGCTGCAGGGCCAGAACAGTCGCGGGGAGACAGGGCTCTTCCCTGCCTCTTACGTGGAGATCGTCCGTTCTGGTACCAGCTCCAACCATGCCGACTGCTCCAGCAGCCCAGGCTCTCTGAGCACCCAGGTGAGCTTGTATGACAGCTCTAGCGGGGCCGGCCCTTCCAGGAGTGGTGGGGGCAGTGGCTTCCTCTCACACCAGGGCAGCTTTGAGGAGGACGATGACGATGACTGGGATGACTGGGACGATGGGTGCACAGTGGTGGAGGAGCCTCGGGCTGGTGGGCTGGGCACCAATGGGCACCCCCCTCTCAACCTCTCCTACCCTGGTGCCTACCCCAGCCAGCACATGGCCTTTCGACCCAAGCCAGCCCTGGAGCGGCAGGACAGCCTGGCATCTGCCAAGCGGGGCAGCGTGGTGGGGCGCAACCTCAACCGTTTCTCGTGCTTCGTGCGCTCTGGAGTGGAGGCCTTTATCCTGGGTGATGTGCCCATGATGGCCAAGATCGCTGAGACGTACTCCATTGAAATGGGCCCTCGGGGCCCCCAGTGGAAGGCCAACCCCCACCCGTTTGCCTGTTCAGTGGAGGACCCCACCAAACAGACCAAATTCAAGGGCATCAAAAGCTATATCTCCTACAAGCTCACACCCACCCACGCTGGCTCGCCAGTCTACCGGCGCTACAAACACTTTGACTGGCTCTATAACCGCCTGCTGCACAAGTTCACTGTCATCTCGGTGCCCCACCTGCCAGAGAAGCAGGCCACAGGTCGCTTCGAGGAAGACTTTATTGAGAAGCGGAAGCGTCGGCTCATCCTCTGGATGGACCACATGACCAGCCACCCGGTGCTGTCCCAGTATGAGGGCTTCCAGCATTTCCTCAGCTGCCGGGATGACAAGCAGTGGAAGATGGGCAAACGCAGGGCAGAGAAGGATGAGATGGTGGGTGCCAGCTTCCTGCTCACCTTCCAGATCCCCACGGAGCACCAGGACCTGCAGGATGTGGAGGACCGTGTGGACACCTTCAAGGCCTTCAGCAAGAAGATGGACGACAGCGTCCTGCAGCTCAGCACCATAGCATCAGAGCTGGTGCGCAAGCACGTGGGGGGCTTCCGCAAGGAGTTCCAGAAGCTGGGCAATGCCTTCCAGGCCATCAGTCATGCCTTCCAGATGGACCCCCCCTTTAGTTCTGAGGCCCTCAACAGCGCCATTTCTCACACGGGTCGTACCTATGAAGCTGTTGGCGAGATGTTCGCTGAGCAGCCCAAGAACGACCTCTTCCAGATGCTCGACATGCTGTCTCTCTACCAGGGCCTGCTTTCAAACTTCCCCGACATCATCCACCTGCAGAAAG